A region from the Sebastes umbrosus isolate fSebUmb1 chromosome 18, fSebUmb1.pri, whole genome shotgun sequence genome encodes:
- the LOC119477439 gene encoding probable G-protein coupled receptor 139 — MEGAGVTVFGTVFITVQKIYYPLLCVMGIPANLFTFYMICFRKCGMSDTAIIYLSCLAIVDTFYLVWVILFDLTLTFWLLQPFWHSNPWCGILGFLQYGSLYSSSWIVVVFTIERYLVLSSTAAKQHFSQPRVTKLTCVAIVLLSHVVSVPMGWINIVTPANITVNGENMTLPRCRYRNKAYSTVMVWITTFLSGGIPIVLVIIFNYLIGYHLCRASNLFTKEERRVMRGRSTRGMLRRTILLLGTVSVTFVVLSLPRFVTYCILRTQYNNENFNRNDYRIPINVAGDLSNMLQNLNSTTNFLLYCMVSRRFRQELVQVATCKAKARELGSILTHTTMKVFSVVDHKASPPSDPVTVVLTNLKLTEYKGPGRMDRDQTFKIVIL; from the exons ATGGAGGGAGCCGGCGTCACTGTCTTCGGCACCGTCTTCATCACCGTTCAGAAGATCTACTACCCTCTCCTCTGCGTCATGGGGATTCCAG CCAACCTCTTCACGTTCTACATGATCTGCTTCCGTAAATGTGGGATGTCCGACACGGCCATCATTTACCTGAGCTGTCTGGCCATCGTGGACACCTTCTACCTGGTGTGGGTGATCCTTTTTGACCTGACCCTCACCTTCTGGCTACTGCAGCCCTTCTGGCACTCCAATCCCTGGTGTGGCATCCTGGGATTCCTGCAGTACGGATCGCTCTACAGCTCCTCCTGGATCGTGGTGGTGTTCACCATCGAGCGCTACCTCGTTCTCAGCAGCACGGCGGCCAAGCAGCACTTCTCCCAGCCCCGCGTCACTAAACTGACCTGCGTGGCTATCGTCCTGTTGTCTCACGTTGTCTCCGTGCCAATGGGCTGGATCAACATTGTCACACCTGCCAATATTACCGTGAACGGGGAGAATATGACGCTGCCCAGGTGTCGTTACCGCAATAAGGCCTACTCTACGGTTATGGTGTGGATAACTACCTTCCTCTCGGGGGGAATCCCCATCGTGTTGGTCATCATCTTCAACTACCTCATCGGGTACCATCTGTGCCGCGCCAGCAACCTCTTCACCAAAGAAGAGCGTCGCGTCATGCGTGGGAGGAGCACCAGGGGCATGTTGAGGAGGACCATCCTGCTGCTGGGCACCGTCTCCGTGACCTTCGTCGTCCTCAGCCTGCCCCGCTTTGTCACATACTGCATCCTGAGGACCCAGTACAACAACGAGAACTTCAACAGGAACGACTACCGCATCCCGATCAATGTGGCCGGAGACCTGTCCAACATGCTGCAGAACCTCAACTCCACCACCAACTTCCTGCTCTACTGCATGGTCAGCAGACGCTTCCGGCAGGAGCTGGTTCAGGTTGCTACTTGTAAGGCGAAGGCACGTGAGCTGGGCTCCATCCTCACCCACACCACCATGAAGGTTTTCTCAGTGGTAGATCATAAGGCCTCGCCGCCCAGTGACCCCGTGACTGTGGTGCTGACCAATCTAAAACTGACAGAGTATAAAGGACCTGGAAGAATGGACAGAGATCAGACTTTCAAAATAGTTATCCTTTGA
- the traf3ip2a gene encoding E3 ubiquitin ligase TRAF3IP2 isoform X1 — protein sequence MDSFKGPCPHRSVPVEVDESMTSSSLDLAWPPSCKQCSGHTETSRTPQEHSYEPAGGAANNVDQWSLPESTQHQREPRAACHPTPEPRFMPAMPSGLMKPLHPADVWPHGFREQVPLYEQDLMDNHSRGFAGPSDWPQEHSVEEAEHLEPPLSLKSESCTHYGPSQYPAARMPAGPNIMQGSRLRQCACCPPANLPRHHNNYYPYKRDYPADPCEEPQRHQQSWNPPHNRLQLKDAPHGSVPHCVAPPRDVMHEVSVDRSFQAGPGPATREIRRTISLSEEYRSVFITYSLDTAREILPFTKFLTDQGFKPAIDIFDNPLRRMGITKWMDSFLNNKSVLIIVVISPKYKEDVEGDGDDDHGLHTKYIHNQIQNEFIQQGCRNFRLIPVLFPNATKRHVPTWLLSTRIYQWPRDMQDLLLRLLREERYIIPQRGGDLTLTVRPL from the exons ATGGACTCTTTTAAAG GACCGTGCCCTCATCGGAGTGTTCCCGTCGAGGTAGATGAGAGCATGACGTCCTCCAGTCTGGACTTGGCCTGGCCTCCCTCTTGCAAACAGTGCAGTGGACATACGGAGACCAGCAGAACGCCACAGGAGCACAGCTACGAGCCAGCTGGGGGGGCGGCGAACAATGTGGACCAGTGGAGCCTCCCCGAGAGCACCCAGCACCAGCGTGAACCCAGAGCGGCCTGTCATCCTACCCCCGAACCTCGTTTCATGCCCGCTATGCCCTCGGGACTCATGAAACCCCTCCACCCTGCAGATGTTTGGCCTCATGGTTTCAGAGAGCAGGTGCCGCTGTATGAACAGGACCTCATGGATAACCACAGTAGAGGCTTCGCGGGCCCTTCGGACTGGCCCCAGGAACACTCTGTGGAGGAGGCAGAACACTTGGAACCCCCCCTCTCACTCAAGTCTGAAAGCTGTACCCACTATGGCCCATCGCAATACCCTGCAGCACGTATGCCCG cAGGCCCCAATATAATGCAGGGGAGTCGTCTCAGACAGTGTGCGTGCTGCCCTCCAGCAAATCTGCCCCGTCACCATAATAACTATTATCCTTATAAGCGTGATTACCCAGCGGATCCATGCGAGGAGCCTCAACGCCACCAACAGTCGTG GAATCCCCCCCATAATAGGCTGCAACTTAAAGATGCTCCCCATGGATctgtgcctcactgtgtggcCCCTCCTAGAGATGTGATGCATGAGGTCAGCGTGGATCGCTCATTCCAGGCTGGTCCAGGGCCAGCCACAAGGGAGATCAGGAGGACCATCAGCTTATCTGAGGAGTATA GGAGCGTTTTCATCACATATTCACTGGACACAGCCAGAGAAATCCTTCCTTTCACCAAATTTCTGACCGATCAGGGGTTCAAGCCAGCA ATTGACATCTTTGATAATCCACTCCGAAGAATGGGCATCACCAAATGGATGGACAGCTTCTTGAATAAT AAGTCGGTGCTCATCATCGTGGTCATCAGCCCCAAGTACAAGGAGGAcgtggagggagacggagacGACGACCACGGCCTGCACACCAAGTACATCCACAACCAG ATCCAAAATGAGTTCATCCAACAAGGCTGCCGCAACTTCAGACTGATACCTGTGTTGTTTCCTAATGCAACCAAG AGACATGTCCCCACCTGGCTCCTGAGCACCAGGATCTACCAATGGCCCCGGGACATGCAGGACCTGCTGCTGCGCCTGCTCAGGGAGGAGCGCTACATCATCCCCCAGCGGGGGGGCGACCTCACCCTCACGGTCCGGCCCCTCTGA
- the traf3ip2a gene encoding E3 ubiquitin ligase TRAF3IP2 isoform X2 — protein MDSFKGPCPHRSVPVEVDESMTSSSLDLAWPPSCKQCSGHTETSRTPQEHSYEPAGGAANNVDQWSLPESTQHQREPRAACHPTPEPRFMPAMPSGLMKPLHPADVWPHGFREQVPLYEQDLMDNHSRGFAGPSDWPQEHSVEEAEHLEPPLSLKSESCTHYGPSQYPAARMPGPNIMQGSRLRQCACCPPANLPRHHNNYYPYKRDYPADPCEEPQRHQQSWNPPHNRLQLKDAPHGSVPHCVAPPRDVMHEVSVDRSFQAGPGPATREIRRTISLSEEYRSVFITYSLDTAREILPFTKFLTDQGFKPAIDIFDNPLRRMGITKWMDSFLNNKSVLIIVVISPKYKEDVEGDGDDDHGLHTKYIHNQIQNEFIQQGCRNFRLIPVLFPNATKRHVPTWLLSTRIYQWPRDMQDLLLRLLREERYIIPQRGGDLTLTVRPL, from the exons ATGGACTCTTTTAAAG GACCGTGCCCTCATCGGAGTGTTCCCGTCGAGGTAGATGAGAGCATGACGTCCTCCAGTCTGGACTTGGCCTGGCCTCCCTCTTGCAAACAGTGCAGTGGACATACGGAGACCAGCAGAACGCCACAGGAGCACAGCTACGAGCCAGCTGGGGGGGCGGCGAACAATGTGGACCAGTGGAGCCTCCCCGAGAGCACCCAGCACCAGCGTGAACCCAGAGCGGCCTGTCATCCTACCCCCGAACCTCGTTTCATGCCCGCTATGCCCTCGGGACTCATGAAACCCCTCCACCCTGCAGATGTTTGGCCTCATGGTTTCAGAGAGCAGGTGCCGCTGTATGAACAGGACCTCATGGATAACCACAGTAGAGGCTTCGCGGGCCCTTCGGACTGGCCCCAGGAACACTCTGTGGAGGAGGCAGAACACTTGGAACCCCCCCTCTCACTCAAGTCTGAAAGCTGTACCCACTATGGCCCATCGCAATACCCTGCAGCACGTATGCCCG GCCCCAATATAATGCAGGGGAGTCGTCTCAGACAGTGTGCGTGCTGCCCTCCAGCAAATCTGCCCCGTCACCATAATAACTATTATCCTTATAAGCGTGATTACCCAGCGGATCCATGCGAGGAGCCTCAACGCCACCAACAGTCGTG GAATCCCCCCCATAATAGGCTGCAACTTAAAGATGCTCCCCATGGATctgtgcctcactgtgtggcCCCTCCTAGAGATGTGATGCATGAGGTCAGCGTGGATCGCTCATTCCAGGCTGGTCCAGGGCCAGCCACAAGGGAGATCAGGAGGACCATCAGCTTATCTGAGGAGTATA GGAGCGTTTTCATCACATATTCACTGGACACAGCCAGAGAAATCCTTCCTTTCACCAAATTTCTGACCGATCAGGGGTTCAAGCCAGCA ATTGACATCTTTGATAATCCACTCCGAAGAATGGGCATCACCAAATGGATGGACAGCTTCTTGAATAAT AAGTCGGTGCTCATCATCGTGGTCATCAGCCCCAAGTACAAGGAGGAcgtggagggagacggagacGACGACCACGGCCTGCACACCAAGTACATCCACAACCAG ATCCAAAATGAGTTCATCCAACAAGGCTGCCGCAACTTCAGACTGATACCTGTGTTGTTTCCTAATGCAACCAAG AGACATGTCCCCACCTGGCTCCTGAGCACCAGGATCTACCAATGGCCCCGGGACATGCAGGACCTGCTGCTGCGCCTGCTCAGGGAGGAGCGCTACATCATCCCCCAGCGGGGGGGCGACCTCACCCTCACGGTCCGGCCCCTCTGA